From Oryza brachyantha chromosome 9, ObraRS2, whole genome shotgun sequence, a single genomic window includes:
- the LOC102715421 gene encoding ruvB-like 2, which produces MAELKRLSESRDLTRIERIGAHSHIRGLGLDSSLEARDASEGMVGQLPARRAAGLILQLIRQGKIAGRAVLLTGQPGTGKTALAMGIAKSLGAETPFASVAASELFSLDLSKTEALTQAFRRAIGVRIKEEAEIIEGEVVEISIDRPVSAAAAGGSSAPTGVAAAGKTGRLTLKTTDMETVYELGGKMIEALGKEKVQSGDVVALDKASGKVTKLGRSIGRSRDYDAVGPHTKFVKCPEGELQKRKEVVHCVTLHEIDVINSRTQGFLALFTGDTGEIRAEVREQIDTKVAEWREEGKAEIVPGVLFIDEVHMLDIECFSFLNRALENDMAPILVIATNRGITAIRGTNYRSPHGIPPDFLDRLLIITTQPYTEDDIRKILDIRCDEEDVEMSADAKVLLTKIGVETSLRYAIHLITSAALACQKRKGKVVEMEDISRVYQLFLDVKRSTQYLMEYQSQYMFNEVPGEAEGDDAMQS; this is translated from the exons atggcggagcTGAAGCGGCTATCGGAGAGCCGCGACCTGACGCGGATCGAGCGCATCGGGGCGCACTCCCACATCCGTGGGCTCGGCCTGGACTCCTCGCTGGAGGCACGGGACGCCTCGGAGGGGATGGTCGGGCAGctccccgcgcgccgcgccgccgggctCATCCTGCAGCTCATCCGCCAGGGGAAgatcgccggccgcgccgtgcTCCTCACCGGGCAGCCCGGCACCGGGAAGACCGCCCTCGCCATGGGCATCGCCAAGTCCCTCGGCGCCGAGACGCCCttcgcctccgtcgccgcctccgagCTCTTCTCCCTCGACCTCTCCAAGACCGAGGCGCTCACCCAGGCCTTCCGCCGCGCCATCGGCGTCCGCAtcaaggaggaggcggagatcATCGAGGGCGAGGTCGTTGAAATCTCGATCGACCGACCCGTCTCCGCGGCCGCCGCAGGCGGCAGCTCCGCGCCGACCGGTGTCGCCGCGGCTGGAAAGACGGGGCGGCTCACGCTGAAGACGACGGACATGGAGACGGTGTACGAGCTCGGCGGCAAGATGATTGAGGCCCTGGGGAAAGAGAAGGTGCAGAGCGGGGATGTGGTTGCGCTCGACAAGGCCTCTGGGAAGGTCACCAAGCTTGGCCGCTCCATTGGGAGGTCCCGGGATTACGATGCTGTTGGCCCTCACACCAAGTTCGTCAAGTGCCCTGAGGGCGAGCTCCAGAAGCGCAAGGAGGTCGTGCATTGCGTCACCTTGCATGAAATTGATGTCATCAATAGCCG GACACAGGGTTTTCTTGCACTTTTCACTGGTGACACTGGTGAAATTCGTGCAGAGGTTCGGGAGCAGATTGATACAAAAGTTGCTGAgtggagagaggaaggaaagGCTGAGATTGTGCCTGGTGTTCTTTTCATTGATGAAGTCCACATGCTAGATATTGAATGCTTCTCCTTCCTAAACCGAGCATTGGAAAACGATATGGCTCCAATCCTAGTTATTGCAACAAATCGAGGGATCACAGCCATACGTGGGACAAACTACCGGTCACCACATGGGATACCACCTGATTTCCTTGATCGACTCTTAATCATCACGACACAGCCTTATACCGAGGATGATATCCGGAAGATCCTAGACATCAGGTGCGATGAAGAAGATGTGGAAATGTCTGCGGATGCCAAGGTTTTACTCACAAAGATTGGAGTAGAGACGTCTCTGAGGTATGCAATCCACCTGATAACTTCAGCTGCATTAGCTTGCCAGAAACGCAAGGGTAAGGTTGTGGAGATGGAGGACATAAGCAGGGTCTACCAGCTCTTCCTGGATGTCAAGAGATCGACGCAATACTTGATGGAGTATCAGAGCCAGTACATGTTCAATGAAGTGCCAGGGGAAGCTGAAGGAGATGATGCCATGCAGTCTTAG